A portion of the Selenihalanaerobacter shriftii genome contains these proteins:
- the spoIIIAD gene encoding stage III sporulation protein AD, with the protein MQIIQIVGLGLIVTILATIVKEKEPEIALQLSLVVGIMIFSLMLGKIIAIIDLLRNLALKANINLIYLDTILKVIGIAYIAEFGAAICRDAGQSIIASKVEFAGKVLIMVLAIPIMLAILESVMQLMP; encoded by the coding sequence ATGCAAATAATTCAGATCGTAGGATTAGGTCTGATAGTAACTATTTTAGCTACTATAGTTAAAGAAAAAGAGCCAGAGATTGCTTTACAATTAAGTTTAGTAGTAGGAATTATGATTTTTAGTTTAATGTTAGGTAAGATTATAGCTATTATAGATCTTTTACGAAATCTAGCTTTAAAAGCTAATATTAATTTAATCTATTTAGATACTATTCTTAAAGTTATAGGGATTGCTTATATTGCAGAATTTGGAGCAGCTATTTGTCGAGATGCTGGTCAGAGTATTATAGCTTCAAAGGTAGAGTTTGCAGGTAAAGTATTAATTATGGTCTTGGCTATTCCAATTATGTTAGCAATTTTAGAATCAGTAATGCAATTAATGCCATAA
- the spoIIIAC gene encoding stage III sporulation protein AC encodes MNVDLIFKIAGLGILISIFNIVLEQANKEEQAEMLTLVGVIIVLMIVIRLINDLFTSVRQIFGF; translated from the coding sequence ATGAATGTAGATTTAATATTTAAGATTGCCGGTTTAGGAATCCTAATTTCTATCTTCAATATAGTTTTAGAACAAGCAAATAAAGAGGAACAAGCAGAGATGTTAACATTAGTAGGAGTAATTATAGTCTTAATGATTGTTATTCGCTTAATTAACGATTTATTTACAAGTGTACGACAGATATTTGGTTTTTAA
- the spoIIIAB gene encoding stage III sporulation protein SpoIIIAB has protein sequence MIKILGSVLIIGASTWLGFAIAQDLILRTKQLQELQTAFRLLETEIMYTATPLPKALLKIGEKVNSPIADLFLKCEVILKNELGITADQAWNRAVEKIIPKTALTYDDKKILTSFGKNLGNSSREYQEKNLKFIQEQLKLAEKNSVTIKEDRVKIWRYFGVLGGGLIVILLY, from the coding sequence ATGATTAAGATTCTAGGGAGCGTATTGATAATTGGAGCTAGTACTTGGCTAGGGTTTGCAATAGCTCAGGACTTGATTTTAAGGACTAAGCAACTACAAGAATTACAGACGGCCTTTCGGCTGTTAGAAACAGAAATCATGTATACTGCCACTCCTTTACCAAAAGCTTTATTGAAAATAGGAGAGAAGGTTAATTCACCTATAGCCGATTTATTTTTAAAATGCGAAGTGATTTTAAAGAATGAGTTAGGCATTACTGCTGATCAGGCATGGAATCGAGCAGTAGAAAAAATAATACCTAAAACCGCTTTAACTTATGATGATAAAAAAATATTGACTAGTTTTGGAAAAAACTTAGGTAATTCTAGCCGTGAATATCAGGAAAAGAATCTAAAATTTATTCAAGAACAATTAAAGTTAGCGGAGAAAAACTCAGTAACAATTAAAGAAGATAGAGTTAAAATTTGGAGGTACTTTGGGGTTTTAGGAGGGGGATTAATAGTCATCTTACTCTATTGA
- the spoIIIAA gene encoding stage III sporulation protein AA gives MVNKIQKDIIPILATKLREILKQVDTKILRVTEEVRLRINQPLILNLNNGEAILTERGKITSNPKQAYQITQRDLKDTMNLMTQNSLYALEEELRQGYLTLEGGHRVGFVGRVITNSEKIELIKEFTGLNIRIAKEVIGAADSVIKKIIKNKDMIYNTLIISPPQCGKTTLLRDLTRQLSNGLPSIDLSGLKIGVVDERGEIGGNYQGIAQNQLGIRTDILANCPKSEGMLLLIRSMSPEVIVTDEIGSHKDVQAILEAINAGVKIIASVHGSDLAEIKRRPALKGLLNQKLFRRFIILSRRSGPGTVEKILGENKERIRGRRRIG, from the coding sequence ATGGTCAATAAAATACAAAAAGATATTATACCTATCTTAGCAACTAAATTGAGAGAAATATTAAAACAGGTTGACACTAAAATTTTGAGAGTAACTGAAGAGGTTAGACTTAGAATTAATCAACCATTAATCTTGAATTTAAATAATGGTGAAGCCATCTTAACTGAGAGAGGAAAAATAACTTCAAATCCTAAACAAGCTTATCAGATTACTCAAAGAGATTTGAAAGATACTATGAATTTAATGACCCAGAATTCTTTATATGCTTTAGAAGAAGAATTAAGACAGGGATATTTAACATTAGAAGGAGGACATCGAGTAGGTTTTGTAGGAAGGGTGATAACCAATTCAGAAAAGATAGAATTAATTAAAGAATTTACTGGTTTAAATATTAGAATAGCTAAAGAAGTGATTGGTGCAGCGGATTCAGTAATTAAGAAAATTATTAAAAATAAAGATATGATTTATAATACTTTAATTATTTCACCTCCCCAGTGTGGTAAGACAACCCTTCTTCGTGATTTAACTAGACAATTAAGTAACGGATTACCGTCAATAGATTTATCAGGTTTAAAGATAGGGGTGGTTGATGAAAGAGGAGAAATAGGTGGAAATTATCAAGGGATTGCTCAAAATCAATTAGGAATTAGGACTGACATATTAGCTAATTGTCCTAAATCTGAAGGAATGCTTTTATTAATTAGATCTATGTCTCCAGAGGTAATCGTTACTGATGAAATAGGCAGTCATAAAGATGTCCAGGCTATTTTAGAAGCAATTAATGCTGGAGTTAAGATTATTGCTTCAGTTCATGGAAGTGACTTAGCAGAAATAAAAAGGAGACCAGCCTTAAAAGGGTTACTAAATCAAAAACTTTTCCGACGTTTTATTATTCTAAGTAGGAGAAGTGGGCCAGGAACAGTAGAAAAGATTCTAGGAGAAAATAAAGAAAGGATTAGAGGAAGAAGGCGGATAGGATGA
- the efp gene encoding elongation factor P → MISTNDFRTGMTIELDGDLYKIINYEHTKPGKGGAFIQTELKNLDTGSTTTKRFRSGEKVNKAYIETKPYQYLYRSGEDFVFMDKETYEQINLNEETLGEAIKYLKENEELELKLYEEEVIGVNIPSSVELAVADAPPAIKGNTISGGSKVVTLETGAEVKVPLFIEAGDILKIDTRTDEYIERV, encoded by the coding sequence TTGATTTCAACTAATGATTTTAGAACAGGAATGACGATTGAATTAGATGGAGATCTTTATAAAATTATTAATTACGAACATACTAAACCAGGTAAAGGTGGAGCATTTATACAGACTGAATTAAAGAATCTAGATACTGGGTCTACAACAACTAAAAGATTTAGGTCTGGTGAAAAAGTAAATAAGGCCTATATTGAAACTAAGCCGTATCAATATTTATATCGCAGTGGTGAAGATTTTGTTTTTATGGACAAAGAGACTTATGAACAGATTAATTTAAATGAAGAAACATTAGGTGAAGCTATTAAATACTTAAAAGAGAATGAAGAGTTAGAACTTAAACTTTATGAAGAAGAAGTTATTGGAGTAAATATACCTAGCTCTGTAGAATTAGCAGTAGCAGATGCACCTCCAGCTATAAAAGGAAATACAATAAGTGGAGGTTCTAAAGTTGTAACATTAGAAACTGGAGCAGAAGTAAAGGTACCTCTCTTTATTGAAGCGGGAGATATCTTAAAGATAGATACTCGGACTGATGAATATATTGAGAGAGTTTAA
- a CDS encoding M24 family metallopeptidase, whose translation MEGRIKLVRNKLDELNLDGIMINNPQNRYYMTGFTGTAGTILITKKTAKIITDFRYTEQAKEQAVDYEIVEHGNSKLETLSEELKDLEINRLGFEAAYETYKQYNKYQDKFGFLELVSTKGLVEELRKIKDASEIKEVKKAVKIADQAFDHILDYIEPGLTEREVSLELEYFMKKQGATDNAFDFIVASGKRGVLPHGVATDKELEAGDMLTLDLGCVYRGYNSDLTRTIIIGAEPTEKQEEVYQIVLKAQLAAIDAIKPGKTGAEVDKIAREIITKAGYGENFGHGLGHGVGLQVHEEPRLAKTGKTKLESGMIVTVEPGIYLPDWGGVRIEDIVEVTIDGCRILTEASKELIRV comes from the coding sequence ATGGAAGGAAGAATAAAATTAGTACGTAATAAATTAGATGAATTAAATTTAGATGGAATTATGATTAATAATCCCCAAAATCGTTATTATATGACTGGCTTTACCGGTACAGCTGGAACCATATTAATTACTAAAAAAACTGCTAAGATAATTACAGATTTTCGTTATACTGAACAAGCTAAAGAGCAGGCTGTTGATTATGAAATAGTTGAACATGGCAACTCTAAACTTGAGACTTTAAGCGAGGAGTTAAAAGATTTAGAGATAAATAGATTAGGATTTGAGGCTGCTTACGAAACATATAAGCAGTATAATAAATACCAAGATAAATTTGGTTTTTTAGAGCTGGTTTCTACTAAAGGTTTAGTCGAAGAGTTGAGAAAGATAAAGGATGCTTCTGAAATTAAGGAGGTTAAGAAAGCAGTAAAGATTGCTGACCAAGCTTTTGATCACATTTTAGATTACATAGAACCTGGTTTGACTGAAAGAGAAGTGAGTTTAGAATTAGAATATTTTATGAAAAAACAAGGTGCTACTGATAATGCTTTTGATTTTATTGTAGCGTCAGGTAAACGTGGAGTACTTCCACATGGAGTAGCTACTGATAAGGAGTTAGAAGCTGGAGATATGTTAACATTAGATTTAGGTTGTGTTTATAGAGGATATAATTCTGATTTAACCAGAACTATTATTATAGGAGCAGAGCCGACAGAGAAGCAAGAAGAAGTTTATCAAATAGTATTAAAAGCTCAATTAGCAGCAATAGATGCTATTAAACCAGGTAAGACAGGAGCAGAGGTTGATAAGATAGCTCGAGAGATTATCACTAAAGCTGGATATGGAGAGAATTTTGGACATGGATTAGGTCATGGAGTAGGTTTACAAGTTCATGAAGAACCTCGCCTTGCTAAGACTGGTAAAACAAAATTAGAATCAGGAATGATAGTTACTGTGGAACCTGGGATTTATCTACCTGATTGGGGTGGAGTGAGGATTGAGGATATAGTAGAAGTTACTATAGATGGATGTAGAATTTTAACAGAAGCCTCTAAAGAATTGATTAGAGTTTAA
- the aroQ gene encoding type II 3-dehydroquinate dehydratase, translated as MYLVIHGPNLNLLGKREPEVYGNLTLEDINQQLKDLAVDLEIELTITQLNGEGEIVDCIHQALNDEIEGILINPGAYTHYSIAIRDAISGVEIPTVEVHLSNIYQREDFRHKSVIAPVVKGQVSGLGLNSYLLGLRGLVSEVW; from the coding sequence ATGTATTTAGTCATTCATGGTCCTAATTTAAACTTATTAGGTAAAAGGGAACCAGAAGTTTATGGGAATTTAACTTTAGAAGATATTAATCAGCAATTAAAAGATTTAGCTGTTGATTTAGAAATAGAGCTAACAATTACTCAGTTAAATGGAGAAGGAGAGATTGTGGATTGTATTCATCAAGCTTTAAATGATGAAATTGAAGGAATATTAATTAATCCTGGAGCTTATACTCATTATAGTATAGCCATTAGAGATGCCATATCTGGAGTAGAAATACCAACAGTAGAGGTGCATTTAAGTAACATTTATCAACGAGAAGATTTTAGACATAAATCGGTTATTGCTCCAGTAGTAAAGGGGCAGGTATCAGGATTAGGTTTAAATAGTTATTTATTAGGGTTAAGAGGGTTGGTCAGTGAAGTTTGGTAA
- the aroB gene encoding 3-dehydroquinate synthase, which yields MELVGVDLEERSYEIKIGAGLLANLGQSLIDLDIKAGTKILIITDKRVNDLYGSEINQRLEETDFEFKIIVVPEGEKSKSLNMTKVLYDEAVDFGLDRSSLIIAFGGGVIGDLAGFIAATYMRGVPFIQIPTTLLAQVDSSVGGKTAVNHEAGKNLIGAFYQPELVLIDLEVLNTLDQRDVRSGLAEVIKYGVIWDKEFFNYLQANHKEIKELDLDVLAKVIQRSCQIKAEVVAKDEKELGLRAILNYGHTIGHAIEALAGYGEYRHGEAVAIGMISAMELAYKLDMVTKEEVEAQTELINNFGLPTTINKLRLDQIISKTKQDKKVKDGEVNFILPNSIGEVEIVSGVKNEVLTEVLAKQLR from the coding sequence ATGGAACTAGTAGGAGTAGATTTAGAAGAAAGAAGCTATGAGATTAAAATAGGAGCTGGACTATTAGCAAATTTAGGTCAATCTTTAATTGATTTAGATATCAAAGCAGGTACTAAAATTTTAATTATTACTGACAAAAGAGTTAATGATTTATATGGTTCTGAAATTAATCAAAGACTAGAAGAAACTGATTTTGAATTTAAGATAATTGTTGTGCCTGAAGGTGAGAAATCTAAAAGTTTAAATATGACCAAAGTATTATATGATGAAGCTGTTGATTTTGGATTAGATCGTAGTTCATTAATTATAGCTTTTGGCGGAGGAGTAATAGGTGATTTAGCAGGTTTTATAGCTGCTACCTATATGCGAGGTGTGCCATTTATACAGATTCCTACTACTTTGTTGGCTCAAGTAGATAGTAGTGTAGGAGGTAAGACAGCCGTTAATCATGAAGCAGGGAAGAATTTAATAGGAGCCTTTTATCAACCTGAGTTGGTTTTAATAGATTTAGAGGTTTTAAATACCTTAGATCAGCGGGATGTTAGGTCAGGATTAGCTGAGGTAATCAAATATGGAGTCATTTGGGATAAAGAATTTTTTAATTATTTACAGGCTAATCATAAAGAAATTAAAGAATTAGATTTAGATGTTTTAGCTAAAGTTATTCAGCGGTCTTGCCAGATTAAAGCTGAAGTAGTTGCTAAAGACGAGAAGGAATTAGGATTGAGAGCTATTTTAAATTATGGACATACTATTGGTCATGCTATTGAAGCTTTAGCTGGATATGGGGAGTATCGTCATGGAGAAGCGGTAGCAATTGGGATGATCAGCGCTATGGAATTAGCGTACAAATTAGATATGGTAACTAAAGAGGAAGTAGAGGCGCAAACAGAATTAATTAATAATTTTGGATTACCTACTACTATTAATAAGTTAAGACTTGATCAGATAATCTCTAAGACTAAACAAGATAAGAAAGTAAAAGATGGTGAGGTTAATTTTATTCTACCTAATTCTATTGGAGAAGTAGAGATAGTAAGTGGAGTAAAAAACGAAGTATTGACAGAGGTATTGGCTAAACAGTTACGTTAG
- a CDS encoding shikimate kinase encodes MSKNIVLIGFMGTGKSTVGKELADKLGMKFVDSDEVIKEDSDKTIEEIFAEDGEDYFRNLETKVISDLSQRDNLVISTGGGVVLKENNIKLLNQNGIVILLTATPEVILMRVKNTDRPLLQVEKPLEKIKELLAEREEFYNIAKYQVDTSSLEVDEVIKKIEEIIIGSEGD; translated from the coding sequence ATGAGTAAGAATATAGTATTAATTGGATTCATGGGAACTGGGAAGAGTACAGTAGGTAAAGAATTAGCTGATAAATTAGGAATGAAGTTTGTTGATTCAGATGAAGTTATTAAAGAAGATAGTGATAAAACAATTGAAGAAATTTTTGCTGAGGATGGAGAGGATTACTTTAGAAATTTAGAAACTAAAGTTATATCTGATTTAAGTCAAAGAGATAATTTAGTAATTTCAACTGGTGGTGGAGTAGTACTTAAAGAAAACAACATAAAGCTTTTAAATCAAAATGGAATTGTTATTCTACTTACAGCAACACCTGAAGTAATTTTAATGCGGGTGAAAAATACTGATAGACCTCTATTACAAGTTGAAAAACCATTAGAGAAGATTAAAGAATTACTTGCAGAACGTGAAGAGTTTTATAATATTGCTAAATATCAAGTAGACACCTCTAGTTTAGAAGTGGATGAAGTCATAAAGAAGATTGAAGAGATAATTATTGGAAGTGAAGGTGATTAA
- the aroC gene encoding chorismate synthase, whose translation MFRYLTTGESHGKAVTAVIEGLPANLKLTPKYINNELARRQGGYGRGGRMKLENDQVEIMSGIRANYTLGSPITFQIKNKDWVNWQEIMSPTGDGGYDQGEVKIKKDKKVKRVEPKVTKPRPGHADLAGSLKYDQQDIRNILERASARETAARVAVGAVAKQFLREFGIKVISHIVQIGSIKAEDKDLAVNQIIDNVDSSPVRTLDAQAEEEMIAEIKNAKEEGDSLGGVFEVVTTNLPIGLGSHVQWDRKLDGRLAQALMSIQAIKGVEVGLGFKAAGKPGSQVHDEIIYKSEFKHKSNNAGGIEGGMTNGEPLRVKAAMKPIPTLYQPLESVDLETKEKFKASVERSDVTAVPAAGVVGEAVVAIELAKAWLEKFGGDSMAEVKRNYESYIESLKNR comes from the coding sequence GTGTTTAGATATTTAACGACAGGAGAATCACATGGTAAAGCAGTAACTGCAGTAATTGAAGGATTACCAGCCAATTTAAAGTTAACACCTAAATATATAAATAATGAGTTAGCTCGTAGACAAGGTGGTTATGGTCGAGGAGGTAGAATGAAATTAGAGAATGATCAAGTAGAGATAATGTCAGGTATTAGAGCTAATTATACTCTAGGTAGTCCAATTACTTTTCAAATTAAGAATAAGGATTGGGTGAATTGGCAAGAGATAATGTCTCCTACAGGAGATGGGGGCTATGACCAAGGTGAAGTAAAGATTAAGAAGGATAAAAAAGTTAAAAGAGTAGAACCTAAGGTAACTAAACCACGGCCTGGACATGCTGATTTAGCTGGAAGTTTAAAATATGACCAACAAGATATTAGAAATATATTAGAAAGAGCTAGTGCACGAGAAACAGCAGCTCGAGTAGCAGTTGGAGCTGTGGCAAAACAGTTTTTAAGAGAATTTGGGATTAAGGTTATTAGTCATATAGTTCAAATAGGAAGTATAAAAGCAGAAGATAAAGATTTAGCGGTTAATCAGATAATAGATAATGTAGATAGCTCACCGGTTAGGACTCTTGATGCTCAAGCAGAAGAAGAGATGATAGCAGAGATTAAAAATGCAAAAGAAGAAGGAGACTCATTAGGAGGAGTTTTTGAAGTAGTAACTACTAATTTACCGATAGGATTAGGAAGCCATGTTCAATGGGATAGAAAATTAGATGGTAGATTAGCTCAAGCTTTAATGAGCATTCAAGCAATTAAAGGAGTTGAAGTTGGTTTAGGTTTTAAAGCTGCTGGGAAACCAGGGTCGCAGGTGCATGATGAGATTATATATAAATCTGAATTTAAACATAAAAGTAATAATGCAGGCGGTATAGAAGGTGGTATGACTAATGGAGAACCTTTAAGAGTTAAAGCTGCAATGAAGCCAATTCCTACATTATATCAGCCGCTAGAATCAGTAGACTTGGAGACAAAGGAAAAGTTTAAAGCCAGTGTAGAACGTTCTGATGTAACAGCGGTGCCTGCTGCAGGAGTAGTAGGAGAAGCAGTAGTTGCTATTGAACTAGCTAAGGCTTGGCTAGAGAAGTTTGGTGGAGATAGTATGGCAGAAGTAAAGAGAAATTATGAAAGTTATATAGAATCCTTAAAAAACAGATAA
- a CDS encoding LysM peptidoglycan-binding domain-containing protein, which yields MEDKTSKKIVIVGLLILLTISFSVGTMAEETKPLPGASKNINLKLKGVNLRDAFRALADVANMNIITDNSVKGKVTINLNNITFLESVELLAKTNGLSYRIVGNTVLVAPPQRLEASFAEKVTRVYKLKNSKPKEIKSSLNLLVNENSIRIDERTQSLVVTTYKGRIPEIERLITKLDQSRKQIVLQARIEEVSRDKAEELGISWGFGKLNLNPNLSETTDEENSNIVKIGSTELGYQAALDLLESNGDATLLANPQIATIDGEKASINISDKVPIITTVTTDKEVRDKVEFKDIGIKLAITPRVTNNGKIIVKVKPEVSTISGYVNSGTNSYPQISTRKAETMIRIQDGKTIAIGGLIKDKEIKNLAKVPLLGDLPILGKLFQNKSTTNRKSELIIFITPKIIGDGNAESHDMLKDKLSKISDGTITIPNESGSGEVMIVPYKYKTQESDTFWSVSQHFNISYTKIMGWSNIEYVRPLEAGEVLSIPLSQSRYYKVQKGDSLESIAGEYDIKVEKIKLINKISSIKEAKPYLVLPVTVKEEDKIEDFKKVLNKIQKDALKTKKDSSESQEETAQDASRTKNEEASDWSNFKRRQEYQQ from the coding sequence ATGGAAGACAAAACGTCTAAAAAAATTGTAATTGTTGGTTTGTTGATTTTATTAACAATTTCATTTTCAGTAGGTACTATGGCTGAGGAAACGAAACCTTTACCAGGGGCTAGTAAGAATATAAACTTGAAACTTAAAGGGGTAAATTTACGTGATGCTTTTAGAGCATTAGCGGATGTAGCTAATATGAATATAATTACTGATAATTCGGTAAAAGGAAAAGTAACCATTAATCTCAATAATATTACTTTTTTAGAATCTGTTGAGCTTTTAGCTAAGACAAATGGTTTATCATATAGGATTGTAGGTAATACTGTATTGGTAGCACCACCACAGCGGCTAGAGGCATCTTTTGCTGAAAAAGTAACGAGAGTATATAAACTAAAGAACTCTAAGCCAAAAGAAATAAAGAGTAGTTTAAATTTATTAGTAAATGAAAACTCAATAAGAATTGATGAAAGAACTCAGAGTCTAGTAGTGACTACATACAAAGGTAGAATTCCAGAAATAGAAAGACTGATTACTAAATTAGATCAATCCAGAAAACAGATAGTTTTACAAGCTAGAATAGAAGAGGTTTCACGAGATAAAGCTGAAGAATTAGGGATTAGTTGGGGATTTGGGAAATTAAATTTAAATCCTAATCTTTCTGAAACTACTGATGAAGAAAATAGTAATATTGTTAAGATAGGTAGTACTGAATTAGGTTATCAGGCGGCTTTGGATTTATTAGAATCTAATGGTGATGCTACCCTTTTAGCAAATCCACAGATTGCCACTATTGATGGTGAAAAGGCAAGCATCAATATTAGTGATAAGGTTCCAATTATAACTACAGTAACTACTGATAAAGAGGTTAGGGATAAGGTTGAATTTAAGGATATAGGAATTAAATTAGCAATTACTCCACGAGTTACGAATAATGGCAAGATAATTGTAAAAGTTAAGCCAGAAGTTAGTACTATTTCAGGATATGTAAATAGTGGTACTAACTCATATCCACAAATCAGTACTAGAAAAGCTGAGACAATGATTAGAATTCAAGATGGTAAGACGATAGCAATTGGTGGTTTAATTAAAGATAAGGAGATTAAAAATTTAGCTAAAGTTCCTCTATTAGGTGACCTACCTATTCTAGGAAAACTATTCCAAAATAAATCTACTACAAACAGAAAATCGGAATTAATTATCTTTATTACACCTAAGATTATAGGTGATGGTAATGCTGAAAGTCATGATATGCTTAAAGATAAATTATCAAAAATTTCTGATGGCACAATTACTATTCCAAACGAATCAGGTAGTGGAGAAGTAATGATAGTACCTTATAAATATAAGACACAGGAATCAGACACTTTCTGGAGTGTGTCTCAGCACTTTAATATTTCTTATACTAAGATTATGGGATGGAGTAATATCGAATATGTTAGACCTCTAGAAGCTGGAGAGGTCTTATCAATTCCATTATCACAGAGTCGATACTATAAAGTGCAGAAAGGTGATTCTTTAGAATCTATTGCTGGAGAATATGATATTAAAGTAGAAAAGATTAAGTTGATAAATAAGATTAGTTCAATAAAAGAAGCTAAACCATATTTAGTACTGCCGGTTACTGTTAAAGAAGAAGATAAAATAGAAGATTTCAAAAAAGTTCTTAATAAGATTCAAAAAGATGCTTTAAAAACAAAAAAAGATAGTTCAGAATCTCAAGAGGAAACAGCCCAAGATGCTTCTAGGACTAAGAATGAAGAAGCCTCTGACTGGAGTAACTTTAAAAGAAGGCAGGAGTACCAGCAGTAA
- a CDS encoding type IV pilus inner membrane component PilO has protein sequence MIRVIIMRWSNLTSREQKLLIVGLIIIMGTAFYIGIYQPQVKTLSSNQQKVKQAMKDLRLKSIMLKKRSTLEERYKKMLAKLNQKEENFLSKNQKPKLIMDLNDLALKTNVNLVSTDPLQMDKDNIYIQFPVRVKLKGTYGNIINFLKEINNLSYLVRVKNLKLSSQLNPTNQLEVELRVASYAIVQRSGDK, from the coding sequence ATGATAAGGGTGATAATTATGAGGTGGAGTAATCTCACTAGTCGAGAGCAGAAATTATTGATTGTTGGGTTAATAATAATTATGGGAACTGCTTTTTATATTGGAATTTATCAACCTCAAGTAAAAACTTTAAGTAGCAATCAGCAGAAGGTTAAGCAAGCTATGAAGGATTTAAGATTAAAAAGTATTATGCTTAAAAAGAGATCAACATTAGAAGAAAGGTACAAGAAAATGCTTGCTAAATTAAATCAGAAAGAAGAAAACTTCCTATCGAAAAACCAAAAACCAAAATTAATCATGGATTTAAATGACTTGGCACTTAAAACTAATGTTAATTTAGTTTCTACAGATCCATTACAAATGGATAAAGATAATATATATATTCAATTCCCAGTTAGAGTTAAGCTAAAAGGCACATATGGCAATATAATTAATTTTTTAAAAGAAATAAATAATTTAAGCTATTTAGTTAGAGTTAAAAATTTGAAGCTGTCGTCACAATTAAATCCTACTAATCAATTGGAAGTAGAACTTAGAGTAGCTAGTTATGCTATAGTTCAAAGGTCTGGTGATAAATGA
- a CDS encoding PilN domain-containing protein, whose translation MINLLPPKYLKEENNNRNKILIWVLILSLLLVPTLYSVKLFYQNDKVEMKLKVVRSELNKLDKDISKLNKMKKEYKNLQNNLQKRTEIVGSEIDWSSVLKEVRVILPGDSWIKNFNIYNHNLFRITGYTLNRQELKTIVNKMGKSIYFNNISIDFVKRKTLNVSNYDKTQVIHYQLSGVIGNDKGDNYEVE comes from the coding sequence ATGATAAATTTACTACCTCCTAAATATCTTAAAGAAGAGAATAATAATAGGAATAAAATCTTAATATGGGTTTTAATTCTAAGTTTATTATTAGTTCCAACACTTTATTCAGTAAAATTATTTTATCAAAATGATAAGGTCGAAATGAAATTGAAAGTAGTTAGGTCTGAGTTAAATAAGTTAGATAAGGATATTAGTAAGTTAAATAAGATGAAGAAAGAGTATAAAAATCTGCAAAATAATTTGCAGAAGAGAACAGAAATAGTAGGAAGTGAAATTGATTGGTCTTCCGTTTTAAAAGAAGTAAGAGTGATTCTCCCGGGAGATAGTTGGATTAAGAATTTTAATATTTATAATCATAATTTATTTAGGATTACAGGTTATACTTTAAATCGTCAAGAGCTAAAGACAATAGTAAATAAAATGGGAAAATCAATCTATTTTAATAATATATCAATAGATTTTGTTAAACGCAAAACATTAAATGTATCAAATTATGATAAAACCCAGGTTATACATTATCAGTTGAGTGGAGTAATAGGAAATGATAAGGGTGATAATTATGAGGTGGAGTAA